In the genome of Actinomadura graeca, one region contains:
- the nuoN gene encoding NADH-quinone oxidoreductase subunit NuoN, producing MSRSSHVSAVLAQGGDIQAPHIEYDQIGPLLLVLGVAVVAVLVEAFVGRTWRYYVQVPLAFLGLAGAFAWTIVLGWRDEPHHVAAEGALGVDGPTLFLQGTILILALVSLLLIAERGNGRGGIVGGHFAAQASALPGSEAEQRSTAAGITQTEVFPLMLFAVGGMLMFPASNDLLTMFVALEVMSLPLYLLCGLARRRRLLSQEAAVKYFLLGAFSSAFFLYGTALLYGYAGSVKLADISVQIGKDAGSETLLLAGAALLSVGLLFKLGAVPFHMWKPDVYQGAPTPITALMASCTLVAAFGAILRVYYVAFETLKWDWEPIMWGVAIITMVIGAVIAITQTDLKRMLAYSSIAHAGFLLTGVVATSRDGLSGTLFYLAAYGFTTIGAFAVITMVRDAGGEAAHLSRWAGLGKRSPVVAGTFAFFLLAFAGIPLTSGFTGKFAVFKAAVEADATPLVIVGVVSSAVAAFFYVRVIVVMFFSEPEADGPTVVAGPATAAAVALGLTATVVLGVLPQPILDLAGHATTQMFVR from the coding sequence ATGAGCCGCAGCAGTCATGTGAGCGCCGTCCTCGCGCAGGGAGGTGACATCCAGGCGCCGCACATCGAGTACGACCAGATCGGCCCGCTGCTGCTCGTCCTCGGCGTCGCCGTCGTCGCGGTGCTGGTCGAGGCGTTCGTCGGGCGCACCTGGCGGTACTACGTCCAGGTGCCGCTGGCGTTCCTCGGCCTGGCGGGCGCGTTCGCGTGGACGATCGTCCTCGGCTGGCGGGACGAGCCCCACCACGTCGCCGCCGAGGGCGCCCTCGGCGTCGACGGCCCCACCCTGTTCCTCCAGGGCACCATCCTGATCCTCGCGCTCGTCAGCCTCCTGCTGATCGCCGAGCGCGGGAACGGCCGCGGCGGCATCGTCGGCGGCCACTTCGCCGCCCAGGCGTCCGCGCTGCCCGGCAGCGAGGCCGAGCAGCGCAGCACCGCCGCCGGGATCACCCAGACCGAGGTGTTCCCGCTGATGCTGTTCGCGGTCGGCGGGATGCTGATGTTCCCCGCGTCCAACGACCTGCTCACCATGTTCGTGGCGCTGGAGGTCATGTCGCTGCCGCTGTACCTGCTGTGCGGCCTGGCCCGGCGCCGCCGCCTGCTGTCGCAGGAGGCCGCGGTCAAGTACTTCCTGCTCGGCGCGTTCTCCTCCGCGTTCTTCCTGTACGGGACGGCGCTGCTGTACGGCTACGCCGGGTCGGTGAAGCTCGCCGACATCTCCGTCCAGATCGGCAAGGACGCCGGGAGCGAGACGCTCCTGCTCGCCGGTGCCGCGCTGCTGTCGGTCGGGCTGCTGTTCAAGCTCGGTGCCGTCCCCTTCCACATGTGGAAGCCGGACGTGTACCAGGGCGCTCCGACCCCGATCACGGCGCTGATGGCGTCCTGCACCCTCGTCGCCGCGTTCGGTGCGATCCTGCGCGTCTACTACGTCGCGTTCGAGACGCTGAAGTGGGACTGGGAACCCATCATGTGGGGTGTGGCGATCATCACCATGGTGATCGGCGCGGTCATCGCGATCACCCAGACCGACCTCAAGCGAATGCTGGCCTACTCCTCGATCGCGCACGCGGGCTTCCTGCTCACCGGCGTCGTCGCCACGTCCCGGGACGGCCTGTCCGGCACGCTGTTCTACCTCGCGGCCTACGGCTTCACCACCATCGGCGCGTTCGCGGTGATCACGATGGTGCGGGACGCGGGCGGCGAGGCGGCGCACCTGTCCCGCTGGGCCGGGCTCGGCAAGCGCTCCCCGGTCGTCGCCGGGACCTTCGCCTTCTTCCTGCTCGCCTTCGCGGGCATCCCGCTGACCAGCGGCTTCACCGGCAAGTTCGCGGTGTTCAAGGCGGCCGTCGAGGCGGACGCCACCCCGCTGGTCATCGTCGGCGTGGTGTCCTCGGCCGTCGCCGCGTTCTTCTACGTCCGGGTGATCGTCGTGATGTTCTTCAGCGAGCCGGAGGCGGACGGGCCCACCGTCGTCGCGGGCCCGGCGACCGCGGCAGCCGTCGCACTCGGGTTGACGGCTACTGTGGTACTCGGTGTGCTCCCCCAGCCGATCCTGGACCTCGCGGGGCACGCAACGACACAGATGTTCGTCCGGTAA
- a CDS encoding polyprenyl synthetase family protein has translation MLLESVHGEDPLLTEASKHLVVAGGKRFRPMLVLLASHFGDPAAAGVVPAAVVVELTHLGTLYHDDVMDEATVRRGRESANARWTNTVAILTGDYLFARASDLLADLGPDAVRIQARAFARLVRGQIQETVGPAEGGDDLKHYLRVLADKTGSLIAVSGQFGALLSGAPASVVETVTSACEKIGIAFQLSDDILDIDSEAEQSGKTPGTDLREGIRTLPMHHVLAGVGSGPDDARLRELLAQDLSDDTLHAEALALLRAHPAMDHARADLRHWAEDARADLLTLPDIPARSAFTGLCDYVVSRTG, from the coding sequence CTGCTCCTGGAGTCCGTCCACGGCGAGGACCCGCTGCTCACCGAGGCGTCGAAACACCTGGTCGTCGCGGGTGGCAAGCGATTCCGGCCGATGCTGGTGCTCCTCGCCTCCCACTTCGGCGACCCCGCCGCGGCCGGCGTCGTCCCGGCCGCGGTCGTCGTCGAGCTGACCCACCTCGGGACCCTCTACCACGACGACGTGATGGACGAGGCGACCGTCCGCCGGGGCCGGGAGTCCGCCAACGCCCGCTGGACCAACACCGTCGCCATCCTCACCGGCGACTACCTCTTCGCCCGCGCCTCGGACCTGCTCGCCGACCTCGGCCCCGACGCCGTCCGCATCCAGGCCCGCGCGTTCGCCCGCCTCGTCCGCGGCCAGATCCAGGAGACCGTCGGCCCCGCCGAAGGCGGCGACGACCTCAAGCACTACCTGCGCGTCCTCGCCGACAAGACCGGCTCGCTCATCGCCGTCTCCGGCCAGTTCGGCGCCCTGCTTTCCGGCGCGCCCGCCTCCGTCGTCGAGACCGTCACCTCCGCCTGCGAGAAGATCGGCATCGCGTTCCAGCTGTCGGACGACATCCTCGACATCGACTCCGAGGCCGAGCAGTCCGGCAAGACCCCCGGAACCGACCTGCGCGAGGGCATCCGCACGCTCCCCATGCACCACGTCCTCGCCGGCGTCGGCTCCGGCCCCGACGACGCGCGCCTCCGCGAACTGCTCGCCCAGGACCTCTCCGACGACACCCTCCACGCCGAGGCCCTCGCCCTCCTGCGCGCCCACCCCGCCATGGACCACGCCCGCGCCGACCTCCGCCACTGGGCCGAGGACGCCCGCGCCGACCTCCTCACCCTCCCCGACATCCCCGCCCGCTCCGCCTTCACCGGCCTCTGCGACTACGTCGTCTCAAGGACGGGTTAA
- a CDS encoding GTP-binding protein, which yields MVSGPSRHDVRARRLPTAVKIVIAGGFGVGKTTMVGTVSETQPLRTEELLTDESVGVDDVSGVERKKTTTVAMDFGRITMRDDYVLYLFGTPGQERFWFMWDEVALGALGAVVLADTRRLSDCFPSVDYFERRDTPFIVAVNCFDGARQYDLDEIQLALNLGPKVPVMLCDARSLDSCKTVLIDLVLHAMKTRGLTQEPLKA from the coding sequence ATGGTCTCCGGGCCCTCTAGGCACGACGTGCGCGCCCGCCGGCTCCCCACCGCGGTCAAGATCGTGATCGCGGGTGGTTTCGGTGTCGGCAAGACCACCATGGTCGGCACGGTCTCCGAGACGCAGCCGCTGCGTACCGAGGAGCTCCTCACTGACGAGAGCGTCGGCGTCGACGACGTCTCGGGCGTGGAGCGCAAGAAGACGACCACCGTCGCGATGGACTTCGGCCGCATCACGATGCGCGACGACTACGTCCTCTACCTGTTCGGCACGCCCGGCCAGGAGCGCTTCTGGTTCATGTGGGACGAGGTGGCCCTCGGCGCCCTGGGCGCGGTCGTCCTCGCCGACACCCGCCGCCTGTCCGACTGCTTCCCGTCGGTCGACTACTTCGAGCGCCGCGACACCCCGTTCATCGTGGCCGTCAACTGCTTCGACGGCGCCCGCCAGTACGACCTGGACGAGATCCAGCTGGCCCTCAACCTCGGCCCCAAGGTCCCGGTCATGCTCTGCGACGCCCGCAGCCTGGACTCCTGCAAAACGGTCCTCATCGACCTAGTCCTGCACGCCATGAAGACCCGCGGCCTAACCCAAGAACCCCTGAAGGCGTAA
- a CDS encoding DUF742 domain-containing protein, which yields MIPPEDPPVQDHWPDDPVPRPPVPDHRWLDEHAGPMVRPYVMTSGRIEPTRGKFDLITLVVADGPEPEGAIGLGPEHLAILRLCQSVLSVAELTGHLDLPVATVRVLLGDLLDKGFVSMQEPEPEADMHDIRLYKAVIDGLRAL from the coding sequence ATGATTCCCCCGGAGGACCCCCCAGTCCAGGACCACTGGCCGGACGACCCGGTGCCCCGCCCCCCGGTCCCCGACCACCGGTGGCTCGACGAGCACGCCGGGCCGATGGTGCGCCCCTACGTGATGACCAGCGGGCGGATCGAGCCGACCCGCGGCAAGTTCGACCTCATCACGCTGGTGGTGGCGGACGGCCCGGAGCCCGAGGGCGCGATCGGGCTCGGCCCCGAGCACCTGGCGATCCTCCGCCTGTGCCAGTCGGTCCTGTCGGTGGCCGAGCTCACCGGCCACCTGGACCTCCCCGTCGCGACCGTCCGGGTGCTGCTGGGCGACCTGCTCGACAAGGGGTTCGTCTCGATGCAGGAACCCGAACCGGAAGCGGACATGCACGACATCAGGCTCTACAAGGCGGTGATCGATGGTCTCCGGGCCCTCTAG
- a CDS encoding roadblock/LC7 domain-containing protein encodes MQKAGSSSDLGWLLDDLVHRLPHARSAVVLSADGLLMASSKGVTQDDGEHLAAVAAGIQSLAKGAGTRFGGGPVRQTIVEMQSAFMLVTVAGKGACLAVLAGEDADVGLIAYEMAMLVTAMGHHLTSPSRTEAAAEGRT; translated from the coding sequence ATGCAGAAGGCGGGTTCTTCATCCGATCTGGGCTGGTTGCTGGACGATCTGGTCCATCGGCTGCCGCATGCGCGCAGCGCGGTCGTGCTGTCCGCGGACGGCCTGCTGATGGCGTCCTCCAAGGGCGTGACCCAGGACGACGGCGAGCACCTGGCGGCGGTGGCGGCCGGGATCCAGAGCCTGGCGAAGGGCGCGGGCACACGCTTCGGCGGCGGCCCCGTCCGGCAGACGATCGTGGAGATGCAGTCGGCGTTCATGCTGGTGACGGTCGCCGGGAAGGGCGCCTGCCTCGCGGTGCTCGCCGGGGAGGACGCCGACGTGGGCCTGATCGCCTACGAGATGGCCATGCTCGTCACCGCGATGGGGCACCATCTGACGTCCCCGTCCCGCACCGAGGCCGCCGCGGAGGGACGGACCTGA
- a CDS encoding nitrate- and nitrite sensing domain-containing protein — translation MRIRNTRLRTKITALLASLIALWAFAAWVTLREGLTLLSASSIDQNVTRPMVTLVTDLQEERKLSTIYLSSPGTQQRQALLAQREHVDRSQDTFRKRAGSGNMLGTGGGTLEKRIKESLDELDGIAPGRAAIDSRTIDRQTAVRPYNEVIDSAFRIYNAAGGVNDEGISRDSRALNSLTRAKEILAREDALLSGALAAGRLTAADHAQFVSLVGTQRYLHDEAAAELPPDDLAEYRALTNSAPYKRLRFLEDHVYQGRPGAPLRVKSEEWRSSMETVLAGLEDVVLNGGERLVNRAKPVAIGVILRLVLAGGLGLLAVIASVIVSITTARALVRQLERLRQAAWELAEQRLPGVVERLGHGEEVDVAVEAPPLEFGSDEIGQVGRAFNAVQETAIRTAVEQAELRRGIRDVLLSLARRTQTLVHRQLTMLDTMERRRDIEVKDLEELFRLDHLATRMRRNAENLIVLSGSLPARGWRNAVPMVDVIRAAVGEVEDYTRVTVLPLGQYELAGRAVGDVTHLLAELIENAVSFSPPDTVVQVSGHLVASGFAIDIEDRGLGMTEEKLTEINERIADPPEFNLQSSVQLGLYVVSKLAERYGLQVSLKRSAYGGTTAVVVIPKELVVEEGPVPVGAGATTRNGLEVRQPAAVGGGSGQHAIGTLTMTGQPSGPALVAVPPPAPEPPGRGDGGDTTSLPDRQDDPARGTRSHDDTVPRDRSTTTGRHRLVEPADTGEGPPDGASDGGQHETTEPEDQSPVPEISTTPSGLPVRVPQANLAEPLRTDEPVVAEQPDEEDDPGRPPEEIKRIMGSYQRGSRRGRSDAAEAIGDQAAEGEEDQ, via the coding sequence ATGCGCATCCGCAACACGCGTCTGCGGACAAAGATCACGGCCCTGCTCGCGTCCCTCATCGCGTTGTGGGCATTCGCCGCGTGGGTCACCCTCCGGGAAGGGCTGACCCTTCTCTCCGCCAGCTCGATCGACCAGAACGTCACACGGCCGATGGTCACGCTCGTGACCGACCTCCAGGAGGAACGCAAGCTCTCAACGATCTATCTCAGCAGCCCGGGCACCCAGCAGCGGCAGGCGCTCCTCGCCCAGCGCGAGCACGTCGATCGCTCGCAGGACACGTTCCGCAAGCGCGCCGGAAGCGGCAACATGCTGGGCACCGGCGGCGGGACGCTTGAGAAGCGCATCAAAGAGTCACTCGACGAACTCGACGGCATCGCGCCCGGACGGGCGGCCATTGACTCCCGCACGATCGACCGGCAGACGGCGGTCAGGCCCTACAACGAGGTCATCGACTCCGCGTTCCGCATCTACAACGCGGCGGGCGGCGTGAACGACGAGGGCATCTCCAGGGACAGCCGGGCCCTCAACTCGCTCACCCGGGCCAAGGAGATCCTCGCCCGTGAGGACGCGCTCCTGTCGGGCGCGCTGGCCGCCGGCCGCCTCACCGCCGCCGACCACGCCCAGTTCGTCTCGCTCGTGGGCACGCAGCGGTACCTGCACGACGAGGCCGCCGCCGAGTTGCCTCCCGACGATCTGGCCGAGTACAGGGCCCTGACGAACAGCGCGCCGTACAAGCGGCTCCGCTTCCTTGAGGACCACGTCTACCAAGGACGCCCCGGCGCGCCGCTGCGTGTGAAGTCCGAAGAGTGGCGGTCGTCGATGGAAACGGTCCTGGCCGGGCTGGAGGACGTCGTCCTCAACGGTGGCGAGCGGCTGGTGAACCGGGCGAAGCCCGTGGCCATCGGCGTCATCCTGCGGCTGGTGCTCGCGGGCGGGCTCGGGCTGCTGGCGGTCATCGCGTCGGTGATCGTGTCGATCACGACGGCGCGGGCGCTCGTGCGGCAGCTGGAGCGGCTGCGGCAGGCGGCGTGGGAGCTGGCCGAGCAGCGGCTGCCGGGGGTCGTCGAGCGGCTCGGGCACGGGGAGGAGGTGGACGTCGCGGTCGAGGCGCCGCCGCTGGAGTTCGGCAGTGACGAGATCGGCCAGGTGGGACGGGCGTTCAACGCCGTCCAGGAGACCGCGATCCGCACCGCCGTCGAGCAGGCCGAGCTGCGCCGCGGCATCCGCGACGTCCTGCTGAGCCTGGCGCGCCGGACGCAGACGCTCGTGCACCGGCAGCTGACCATGCTCGACACCATGGAGCGGCGCCGCGACATCGAGGTCAAGGACCTGGAGGAGCTGTTCCGGCTCGACCACCTCGCGACCCGCATGCGGCGCAACGCGGAGAACCTGATCGTGCTCTCGGGTTCGCTGCCCGCCCGCGGGTGGCGCAACGCGGTGCCGATGGTGGACGTCATCCGCGCCGCGGTCGGCGAGGTCGAGGACTACACCCGGGTCACCGTCCTGCCGCTGGGGCAGTACGAGCTGGCCGGGCGGGCGGTCGGCGACGTCACCCACCTGCTGGCCGAGCTGATCGAGAACGCGGTGTCGTTCTCGCCGCCCGACACCGTCGTGCAGGTCAGCGGCCACCTCGTCGCGAGCGGGTTCGCCATCGACATCGAGGACCGCGGGCTCGGCATGACCGAGGAGAAGCTCACCGAGATCAACGAGCGGATCGCGGACCCGCCGGAGTTCAACCTGCAGAGCTCGGTGCAGCTCGGGCTGTACGTGGTCAGCAAGCTCGCCGAGCGGTACGGGCTCCAGGTCTCGCTGAAGCGCTCGGCCTACGGCGGCACCACCGCCGTGGTGGTCATCCCCAAGGAGCTGGTGGTCGAGGAGGGACCGGTGCCCGTCGGCGCGGGGGCCACCACGCGGAACGGGCTGGAGGTGCGGCAGCCGGCGGCGGTCGGCGGCGGCTCGGGCCAGCACGCGATCGGGACGCTGACGATGACGGGCCAGCCGTCCGGGCCGGCGCTGGTGGCGGTGCCGCCGCCCGCGCCCGAGCCGCCCGGCCGGGGGGACGGCGGCGACACGACTTCCCTGCCCGACCGGCAGGACGACCCCGCGCGCGGGACACGCTCCCACGACGACACCGTCCCGCGCGACCGGTCGACGACGACCGGCAGACACCGGCTGGTCGAACCCGCGGACACCGGCGAAGGGCCGCCGGACGGGGCGTCGGACGGGGGGCAACACGAAACCACCGAGCCGGAGGACCAGTCACCCGTGCCCGAGATCTCCACGACCCCGTCCGGCCTGCCCGTCCGGGTGCCGCAGGCGAACCTCGCCGAGCCCCTGCGCACCGACGAGCCGGTCGTCGCCGAGCAGCCGGACGAGGAGGACGATCCCGGACGTCCGCCCGAGGAGATCAAGCGGATCATGGGCTCGTACCAGCGCGGCTCTCGGCGGGGCCGTAGCGACGCGGCTGAGGCCATCGGCGATCAAGCAGCGGAAGGCGAGGAAGACCAGTGA
- a CDS encoding prenyltransferase/squalene oxidase repeat-containing protein, with the protein MTIGDAMPAARATEVIDIPATVRDLVGSLLTAPWGQVSASVYETGRLVTLAPWLTGHQRRLAYLVGSQRPDGGWGGPCGYSIVPTLSAVEAVLASLGRVPTGEVEAPGTDDAGEVAPYPGPAVLLGTAERGLRLLFRLLPSMDASAVPDTPALDLIVAALTDAINGHLDGERSAPPTALARVTFSGRLSPPAGVDGARLAMVRAAMRGGTGLPVKILHALEVTGSAARGHPAIRPEHTGTVGASAAATAAWLGDATEDGGRDEVGTDGPRARARRFLENVVNEHGDLAPCGIPVTAFERSWVLSGLARAGLTVRAPRQIVVELASALGPNGAAAADGLPADADTTAMSLYALGLLGMPHTPDPLWQFETETHFCTWQGEQGFSVTVNAHVLDAFGQHLRAVRGAPSTVGASADRCRAAVGKVTRLLCDRQRTDGSWRDRWHASPYYATVCCALALGEFGGSAAVDTVQRAREWVVNTQRPDGSWGLWDGSAEETAYGLQILALTGSARGGVEESFTRGYKFLLEVTRDTLEKDSGPALWHDKDLYYPRAIVRAAVMSALHLADTSRPARGRIADDR; encoded by the coding sequence GTGACCATCGGCGATGCGATGCCTGCGGCAAGGGCCACGGAGGTCATCGACATCCCGGCCACCGTACGGGACCTGGTCGGCAGCCTCCTAACGGCACCCTGGGGCCAGGTGTCCGCATCGGTCTACGAGACGGGGAGGCTGGTGACGCTCGCGCCCTGGCTCACCGGCCACCAGCGGCGGCTGGCGTACCTGGTCGGCTCGCAGCGCCCGGACGGCGGCTGGGGCGGGCCTTGCGGCTATTCGATCGTGCCGACCCTGAGTGCCGTCGAGGCGGTTCTCGCGAGCCTCGGCCGGGTGCCCACCGGCGAGGTGGAGGCACCTGGGACGGACGACGCGGGCGAGGTGGCACCGTACCCGGGTCCGGCGGTCCTGCTCGGAACGGCCGAGCGCGGACTGCGACTGCTGTTCCGCCTACTGCCCTCCATGGACGCGTCCGCCGTCCCGGACACGCCGGCGCTCGACCTGATCGTGGCCGCGCTGACCGACGCGATCAACGGCCATCTGGACGGCGAACGCTCGGCACCGCCGACAGCGCTCGCCCGTGTCACGTTCAGCGGGCGGTTGAGCCCTCCCGCGGGCGTCGACGGCGCTCGGCTGGCGATGGTCCGGGCGGCCATGCGGGGCGGGACGGGTCTGCCGGTGAAGATCCTTCACGCGCTGGAGGTCACCGGGTCGGCGGCGCGGGGGCATCCGGCCATCCGTCCCGAGCACACCGGAACGGTCGGGGCTTCAGCCGCGGCTACGGCGGCATGGTTGGGCGACGCCACCGAGGACGGCGGGCGAGACGAGGTCGGCACAGACGGTCCTCGTGCCCGCGCCAGACGATTCCTTGAGAACGTGGTGAACGAGCACGGCGATCTTGCACCCTGCGGGATACCGGTCACCGCGTTCGAGAGGTCATGGGTGCTGAGCGGTCTGGCACGCGCGGGGCTGACGGTCCGGGCGCCGCGGCAGATCGTCGTCGAGCTCGCCTCGGCTCTCGGGCCGAATGGTGCGGCGGCCGCCGACGGGCTGCCCGCGGACGCCGACACAACGGCCATGAGCCTCTACGCCCTCGGGCTGCTGGGGATGCCGCACACGCCCGACCCCCTGTGGCAATTCGAAACGGAGACGCATTTCTGCACGTGGCAGGGCGAGCAGGGGTTCTCGGTCACGGTCAACGCCCATGTGCTCGACGCCTTCGGCCAGCACCTCCGCGCCGTCCGGGGGGCACCATCGACCGTGGGCGCCTCGGCGGATCGATGCAGGGCGGCTGTCGGGAAGGTCACGCGTCTGCTGTGCGACAGGCAGCGAACGGACGGGAGCTGGCGCGACCGATGGCACGCCTCACCGTATTACGCGACTGTCTGCTGCGCCCTCGCGCTGGGCGAGTTCGGCGGGAGCGCCGCTGTGGACACCGTGCAGCGCGCACGCGAGTGGGTCGTGAACACTCAACGTCCGGATGGCTCCTGGGGGCTCTGGGACGGCTCCGCGGAGGAGACCGCCTATGGGCTGCAAATCCTGGCGCTCACAGGATCCGCACGCGGAGGGGTGGAAGAATCTTTCACCCGGGGTTATAAATTTCTCCTCGAAGTGACACGCGACACACTTGAGAAGGACTCCGGACCCGCCCTCTGGCATGACAAGGACCTTTACTATCCGAGAGCGATTGTTCGGGCCGCTGTCATGTCGGCCCTTCACCTCGCGGACACCTCCCGGCCAGCCCGGGGACGGATCGCCGACGACCGATAG
- a CDS encoding terpene synthase family protein, which yields MSAAEHGRICALALECRRDLKACVDAYPDLFPRKPFDERLFTGVALANAYGSPWEDAAGLRMAIKTSMWNFAADWQIDYVAGTREEVQDLIADCLSVADGDDPVRSGPITTFLAEIVKDLADGPAAAILPAWRDQFARWLAAMAREWEWKTARAEGTGGLPTFEEYLANADNFGTTWVNISHWIHRGDTMTVARIDELWSASQEVQRILRLLNDLATYRRDVEWGDLNALMLGLERSEVRARIEALIAHSRELIEPLKPDCLEAATYLERQIGFSTGFYGVTDYWGAL from the coding sequence GTGTCCGCGGCCGAGCACGGCAGGATCTGTGCGCTGGCATTGGAATGCCGGAGGGACCTGAAGGCGTGCGTCGACGCCTATCCCGACCTGTTCCCCCGCAAACCCTTCGACGAGCGGCTCTTCACCGGGGTCGCACTCGCGAACGCCTACGGATCCCCGTGGGAGGACGCCGCCGGACTGCGCATGGCGATCAAGACCTCGATGTGGAACTTCGCCGCCGACTGGCAGATCGACTACGTGGCCGGGACACGGGAGGAGGTCCAGGACCTCATCGCCGACTGCCTGTCAGTGGCGGACGGTGATGATCCGGTCCGCTCCGGCCCGATCACGACCTTCCTGGCGGAGATCGTGAAGGATCTCGCAGACGGGCCGGCCGCCGCCATCCTGCCTGCCTGGCGCGACCAGTTCGCCCGGTGGCTGGCCGCCATGGCGCGGGAGTGGGAGTGGAAGACGGCCCGTGCCGAGGGCACCGGCGGGCTGCCGACGTTCGAGGAGTACCTCGCCAACGCCGACAATTTCGGCACCACCTGGGTCAACATCTCCCACTGGATCCACCGCGGGGACACGATGACCGTCGCCCGCATCGACGAGCTGTGGTCGGCGAGCCAGGAAGTGCAGCGCATTCTGAGGCTGCTCAACGACCTCGCCACGTACCGACGCGACGTCGAGTGGGGGGACCTTAACGCCCTGATGCTCGGCCTGGAGCGGTCCGAGGTGCGAGCCCGCATCGAGGCCCTGATCGCTCACAGCCGCGAGCTGATCGAGCCCCTCAAGCCCGACTGCCTTGAGGCGGCCACCTACTTGGAACGACAGATCGGGTTCAGCACGGGCTTCTACGGCGTCACCGACTACTGGGGGGCGCTGTGA
- a CDS encoding cytochrome P450, protein MSLDAGTRSVREAKTLSISHLPGLLRNPLRAFEAIGREADGEIARVNLGPFRPYLITHPEHLQHVLRDNVVNYRREGMMWKPLSRLTGEGSDADPSWPVKRKVFQTLLSGPSTMAIADEMTATIAEAIDDLAARVRPGRPVDAFAEMTRVVYRTIIRVLVGDRISLSGIDELGRVLVTATTSSFRSRMLMPFVPLSIPLPGDRAFNRCVEAVDDLIFPIVAKARREGAEGRDVVSMMIRARDDAGRGVDDQAVRDGVVGLFVASTDTTVSALSFLWAALDSHPEIRARLYDEIDSVVGTDAPGFDHLPKLVYTKKFLHEVLRMYSVAWITPRTVAADDVIDGIRVRAGSTVIISPFLTHRLPDVWPEPGVFDPERFAPGETRHRFAYMAFGGGPNQCAGRVFFFLEAPLILATLLSRFRPVLQNTSPVEPRVDITLKPREPVLLHLRRVER, encoded by the coding sequence ATGTCCCTCGATGCCGGTACCCGCTCCGTCCGTGAAGCCAAGACGCTCTCGATCAGCCACCTGCCAGGGCTCTTGCGAAATCCACTGAGAGCGTTCGAGGCGATCGGCAGGGAGGCCGACGGCGAGATCGCGCGGGTGAACCTGGGCCCGTTCCGCCCCTACTTGATCACTCACCCCGAGCACCTCCAGCACGTCCTGCGCGACAACGTGGTGAACTACCGCAGGGAAGGCATGATGTGGAAACCTCTCAGCCGGCTTACGGGTGAGGGGTCCGACGCCGACCCGAGCTGGCCCGTCAAACGCAAGGTCTTCCAAACGCTGCTGTCCGGGCCGAGCACCATGGCCATCGCGGACGAGATGACGGCGACCATCGCCGAGGCCATCGACGATCTCGCCGCCCGGGTCCGGCCCGGACGGCCGGTGGACGCCTTCGCGGAGATGACCCGTGTCGTGTACCGGACGATCATCCGCGTGCTCGTCGGGGACCGTATCTCGCTGTCCGGGATCGACGAGCTCGGCCGCGTGCTGGTCACCGCGACGACGTCCTCGTTCCGATCACGGATGCTGATGCCGTTCGTGCCGCTCTCGATCCCGCTTCCCGGCGACCGGGCCTTCAACCGCTGCGTCGAGGCCGTTGACGATCTCATCTTCCCCATCGTCGCGAAAGCGCGCCGCGAGGGCGCCGAGGGGCGCGACGTCGTGTCGATGATGATCCGGGCGCGTGATGACGCGGGGCGGGGCGTCGACGACCAGGCAGTGCGGGACGGGGTGGTCGGCCTGTTCGTCGCGAGCACCGACACCACGGTCTCGGCCCTGTCGTTCCTGTGGGCGGCGCTGGACTCCCATCCGGAGATCCGCGCAAGGCTCTACGACGAGATCGACAGCGTGGTCGGGACGGACGCGCCCGGTTTCGACCACCTTCCGAAGCTGGTGTACACCAAGAAGTTCCTGCACGAGGTTCTGCGCATGTACTCGGTGGCGTGGATCACGCCGCGCACGGTCGCGGCCGACGACGTCATCGATGGGATACGCGTCCGCGCCGGTTCCACCGTGATCATCTCTCCCTTCCTCACCCACCGGCTGCCCGACGTCTGGCCGGAGCCCGGCGTCTTCGACCCCGAGCGTTTCGCCCCGGGCGAGACGCGGCACCGTTTTGCCTACATGGCCTTCGGCGGAGGGCCCAACCAGTGCGCGGGCCGCGTCTTCTTCTTCCTGGAGGCCCCTCTCATCCTCGCCACGCTCCTGAGCCGGTTCCGGCCCGTCCTCCAGAACACCTCGCCGGTCGAGCCGCGGGTGGACATCACCCTGAAACCTCGCGAACCGGTCCTCCTCCACCTGCGTCGGGTCGAACGCTGA